In one window of Ostrinia nubilalis chromosome 19, ilOstNubi1.1, whole genome shotgun sequence DNA:
- the LOC135080998 gene encoding uncharacterized protein LOC135080998: MYLDRDLDETFGVRVEICKHVDGGCKPSLLLKDDCYCNFAEKYAKENIEDCLVTSMDMSPRGNHSISNYVFNYAELPEQGMYGKLGVEVYILDGDEKIGCVQLTVNFENLDDN; the protein is encoded by the exons ATGTATTTGGACAGGGACCTAGATGAAACTTTTGGG GTCCGCGTTGAGATATGCAAACACGTGGACGGCGGCTGCAAGCCCTCTTTATTATTGAAAGACGACTGCTACTGTAATTTCGCTGAGAAATACGCCAAAGAAAACATAGAAGATTGCTTGGTCACTTCCATGGACATGAGCCCACGC GGCAACCACTCGATATCGAACTACGTGTTCAATTACGCGGAGCTGCCCGAGCAAGGCATGTATGGCAAGTTGGGCGTGGAGGTGTACATACTGGACGGAGACGAGAAGATCGGCTGTGTTCAACTCACCGTTAACTTCGAGAATCTCGATGACAACTAA
- the LOC135081258 gene encoding uncharacterized protein LOC135081258, whose amino-acid sequence MLKYWVFAILIPCCICVLPSVLVGPGSWMVIHVEQCVDNEKYPFQFVFNRRKVNRTHDGFSGYIYLDRDLDETFGVRVDICKHVDGGCKPTAVLEDDCYCNFAEKYAKENVEDCLINSMGMSPPLCPIPAGNHTISNYVFNYAELPEQGMYGQFGVDLYIMDGDEDIGCVHLTVNFENRDDLVNLG is encoded by the exons ATGTTAAAGTATTGGGTTTTCGCAATTCTGATACCTTGCTGTATTTGTGTGCTACCATCAGTCTTGGTG GGCCCGGGCAGCTGGATGGTTATCCACGTGGAGCAATGTGTCGACAACGAAAAATACCCGTTCCAGTTTGTTTTTAACCGGAGGAAGGTCAACCGGACCCATGATGGCTTCAGCGGCTATATATATTTGGACAGGGACCTAGATGAAACTTTCGGG GTCCGCGTTGATATATGCAAACACGTGGACGGCGGCTGCAAGCCCACTGCAGTATTGGAAGACGACTGCTACTGTAATTTCGCTGAGAAATACGCCAAAGAAAACGTAGAGGATTGCTTGATCAATTCCATGGGCATGAGCCCACCCTTATGTCCTATTCCTGCG GGCAACCACACGATATCAAACTACGTGTTCAATTACGCGGAGCTGCCCGAGCAAGGCATGTACGGCCAGTTTGGCGTCGATCTGTACATAATGGACGGAGACGAGGACATCGGCTGCGTACACCTCACCGTTAACTTCGAGAATCGCGACGACTTGGTCAACTTAGGATAA